A segment of the Asinibacterium sp. OR53 genome:
CGATCATCCGGCGTCTTATTGTGTCCGGTGCAAACTACAAGACGCGACCTTTATTGCTAATTGCACTACTACTCTCTTTTAGTTGGGCGCATGCACAAACGCTCAAGATCACCGGAACTCTCAAAGATGCTAAAGGAGAATCCTTATCCGGTGCAACAGTTTCTGTTAAAGGAAAAGCCCAGTCAGCAACCGTTACCAATGCCGATGGTAAATTCACCATCAACGCCGAAGCAAAGGATGTGCTGGTATTTTCTCATGTGGGATACTCAAGTAAAGAAGAGCCCGTCAACGGAAGAACAGTCATCAATTCTTCCTTAACGGCCTCCGCATCAGACCTCGATGAAGTAGTAGTGGTGGGTTATGGCACCCAGAAGAAAAGAGATGTAACCGGTGCCATTTCTTCTATCAACTCCAAGAACATTGAAGAAAGACAACCGGTAAACCTGTTCGACGCCTTGCAAGGACAAGCCGCAGGTGTATTGGTGGTCAATGATGGTGGCGGAGCGCCTGGTGCCGAAGGTTCCATTCAAATACGTGGAGCCTCTACACTCAATGGTGGCAACGGTCCGTTGTACCTGGTAGACGGTGTGATCACGCCCAATGCATCCAGCATCAACCCCATGGATATTGAAAGGGTGGAAGTGTTGAAAGATGCAGCCTCAGCGGCCATTTACGGTGCGCGTGCCGCCAATGGTGTGATCATCATCACTACTAAAAAAGGAAAAGAAGGGAAGCCCAGGATCGACCTGAGTTATTCCCGCATTTTTGGAAAACTGGCGCATAAGCTTCCACAAAACAATGCAGCAGAAGTTCGCGAATTCAGAAGAATACAATCTACCAATCCTACAGGCTCAACCGGCGGCAATACCGATTCATTGAACCCGGGATTCAACTCCGATAACGATTTGCAACAATTGCTCCTGGGCAACCTGGGAGACAGGCAGCAGATCAACCTGGGTGTGAGCGGCGGACAAAAAGGACTGAATTTTTATACAGGATTGAATTATCTCGATGATAAATCGATCATCATCAACAGTTATATTAAAAGGATGCAGGTAAGAACCAATGTGGAGTACCAGGCTTCCCCCAAGCTGAAGTACATAGGTAATATGTCTTTCATCTGGCAAAAAGGAAATGAAATACCCATAGGCAGAACGGTGAACGTTGCGTTTGACAGGCCCGCCTATTCATTGATCTATTATCCCGACGGATCGCTTACCAGTTATGTAGGTTCCAAGCGAAACCCCGTAGCCAACGCATTGCTGGAAACAAATAAGACGGAAGTCTTCGGCATCCAATTGAGCAATTCGCTGCAATACCAATTCAATAAAGACCTCATTTTCACCACAACATTCAACGCGATGTTGGATCAACGGCAGAATATTGGTTTCTCACCCCGTTACCTCTCGGCCAACAGGGACCAGAACAATGGTTCGAATGATATGCAAAAGACATTCACATGGGAGTACCAGGCATTCTTCAACTATAATAAAACATTTGGTGGCGTACACAGTCTGCAAGGCGTATTGGGTTTCAATGCAGATACAAGACGTTTCGACCAGGCGCACTCTGAATATGCCAACGTAGTAAGCGAGGATATATTTGTAACCAATCCTTCTTATATCACCGCTTCCAAAACCAATACCAATGCCGATGCCAATGCCGGCGCAAGTTTGTTTACGCGATTGAACTACAGCTATAAAGGCCGTTACACATTGGCAGGCATCTACCGGCGTGATGGCTCTTCCAGGTTTGGCAGTGAAGCAAGGTGGGGTAATTTT
Coding sequences within it:
- a CDS encoding TonB-dependent receptor yields the protein MMKTTIIRRLIVSGANYKTRPLLLIALLLSFSWAHAQTLKITGTLKDAKGESLSGATVSVKGKAQSATVTNADGKFTINAEAKDVLVFSHVGYSSKEEPVNGRTVINSSLTASASDLDEVVVVGYGTQKKRDVTGAISSINSKNIEERQPVNLFDALQGQAAGVLVVNDGGGAPGAEGSIQIRGASTLNGGNGPLYLVDGVITPNASSINPMDIERVEVLKDAASAAIYGARAANGVIIITTKKGKEGKPRIDLSYSRIFGKLAHKLPQNNAAEVREFRRIQSTNPTGSTGGNTDSLNPGFNSDNDLQQLLLGNLGDRQQINLGVSGGQKGLNFYTGLNYLDDKSIIINSYIKRMQVRTNVEYQASPKLKYIGNMSFIWQKGNEIPIGRTVNVAFDRPAYSLIYYPDGSLTSYVGSKRNPVANALLETNKTEVFGIQLSNSLQYQFNKDLIFTTTFNAMLDQRQNIGFSPRYLSANRDQNNGSNDMQKTFTWEYQAFFNYNKTFGGVHSLQGVLGFNADTRRFDQAHSEYANVVSEDIFVTNPSYITASKTNTNADANAGASLFTRLNYSYKGRYTLAGIYRRDGSSRFGSEARWGNFYSASAGWRFSDEPFMNWTRNVLSDGRFRIGIGQVGNDKIGSNDYLNKIIFAGNYNGVGGAYTTPTFGNEKVHWETTIQQNAGVDLTFFHGRLLFTAEYYIKTTKDLLYEKALPGEVGFDNVKVNLGTLENRGLEFSVKGTPIVAKSRNKGVTWEIGGNISFERGRIKELGDGTPFVVGNKWYIEPGGRIGNFFGWRNLGVYAWNESNAYNDNWDQLTLVLDKDGKPLYDNGTPVYLFNGQRYTGYVHSLYDPSGKLRGGDAIWQNTNKDSLIDDRDRQVLANAQPKFYLGILNNITYKQFMLSFLVNASFGANVYNSLLFNQSYPSNTGAGSPEMVYNVWRKPGDIAKYPYYPEAKNRGNQKTDGNSLFIEDGSFIRLSSMRLSYTFLPNAVQKIFMKGLTVYAYGTNLLTWTNYRGYDPEFSATNILQPGNDTGKYPKRREFGFGVNVNF